Proteins co-encoded in one Deltaproteobacteria bacterium genomic window:
- a CDS encoding DUF2892 domain-containing protein, whose amino-acid sequence MNVERWIRVIAGTFVMVSLSLGWYISPWFFLFTAFVGLNLFQSGWTNWCLMETFLKKLGVPER is encoded by the coding sequence GTGAATGTCGAGCGATGGATCCGCGTGATCGCGGGAACGTTTGTGATGGTGAGCCTTTCTCTTGGATGGTACATCTCCCCCTGGTTTTTCCTGTTCACGGCCTTCGTGGGCTTGAACCTGTTCCAGTCGGGCTGGACGAACTGGTGCCTGATGGAGACGTTTTTGAAAAAACTGGGCGTGCCCGAGCGATAG
- a CDS encoding TolC family protein, giving the protein MDSVDLPQAVARALKANPAVSAEGHDLAAARHDVLAARGRYLPELSAGLQFLRTDVPAEVFALKINQEKLSASDFLDVNNFNNPPPLNGYFTTFTLRQPIFAPQAYLGYKMARKEAGAKEFDYSRTREEAVYKVLAAYLDVLTAKAYAGVAAQGFSDAKEHRRLAEAAEKAGTGLSADVLRTKVSVAAAEGEMVTAESRLELARRGLSLAMGEKNAPPTDALGPPPAFPPPETLEELQAAVERRTDLRAASMRVANAATGETLRKSEYLPTLGFIGEYRLDAANGPFSVDNRSWKAGVGLSWNVFDGLRREAAVSRAASERRKAEENYRGEKDLASFQVAQAYLEVRDAQRRAEIAGAAVAAAEEGARLIRSRYENQIGRMIDVLDAQAALDRARAEAVKAENDVRRSHARLMFASGTLLEWAFREGKEARQ; this is encoded by the coding sequence ATGGATTCCGTCGACCTGCCGCAGGCGGTGGCGCGAGCCCTGAAGGCAAATCCCGCCGTGTCCGCCGAAGGACATGATCTGGCGGCGGCAAGGCACGATGTCCTGGCCGCCCGCGGCCGCTATCTCCCCGAACTCTCCGCCGGGCTCCAGTTCCTGCGCACCGACGTACCCGCCGAAGTTTTCGCACTCAAGATCAACCAGGAAAAGCTCTCCGCGTCAGACTTCCTGGATGTGAACAACTTCAACAATCCCCCACCCCTGAACGGCTACTTCACGACATTCACCCTCCGGCAGCCGATCTTCGCGCCCCAGGCGTACCTGGGATACAAGATGGCGCGGAAGGAGGCCGGCGCGAAGGAGTTCGACTACTCGAGGACAAGGGAGGAGGCGGTTTACAAGGTGCTCGCCGCGTATCTCGACGTTCTTACCGCGAAGGCTTACGCCGGCGTCGCGGCGCAGGGGTTTTCCGATGCGAAGGAGCACAGGCGGCTGGCGGAGGCGGCCGAAAAAGCGGGAACGGGCTTGTCCGCGGATGTCCTTAGGACGAAGGTGTCGGTTGCAGCGGCGGAAGGGGAGATGGTGACCGCGGAGAGCCGGCTCGAACTGGCGCGCCGCGGGTTGTCGCTTGCGATGGGGGAGAAAAACGCCCCCCCGACGGACGCACTGGGACCGCCGCCGGCGTTCCCCCCCCCGGAAACGCTCGAGGAACTGCAGGCTGCCGTGGAAAGGCGTACGGACCTGCGGGCGGCCTCCATGCGCGTCGCGAATGCCGCTACGGGCGAGACCCTCCGGAAGTCCGAGTACCTGCCCACCCTGGGTTTCATCGGCGAGTACAGGCTCGACGCAGCGAACGGGCCGTTCTCGGTCGACAACAGAAGCTGGAAGGCGGGCGTGGGGCTTTCCTGGAACGTCTTCGACGGACTGCGGAGGGAGGCGGCGGTTTCAAGGGCGGCGTCCGAACGGAGGAAGGCGGAAGAGAATTACAGGGGAGAGAAGGACCTTGCATCGTTCCAGGTGGCGCAGGCGTACCTGGAAGTCCGCGATGCGCAGCGGCGGGCGGAGATCGCAGGGGCGGCGGTTGCGGCCGCGGAAGAGGGGGCGAGGTTGATCCGCAGCAGGTATGAGAATCAGATCGGCCGGATGATCGACGTCCTTGATGCGCAGGCGGCGCTCGACAGGGCACGCGCGGAAGCCGTAAAGGCGGAGAACGACGTGCGCCGCTCGCATGCCCGCCTGATGTTCGCTTCGGGGACGCTGCTGGAATGGGCTTTTCGGGAAGGGAAGGAGGCACGACAGTGA
- a CDS encoding efflux RND transporter permease subunit — translation MTDRQKNARRGIAGRIAAAFIDSRLTPLIVLASILLGVGAVLLLPREEEPQIVVPMIDVFVQMPGASAKEVEDRVTRPMEKLLWEIPGVEYIYSTSSPGQSMAVVRFKVGEDEEKSIVRLNQKMFANFDLIPPGATPPLVKPRSIDDVPILALTLSGERYDPFTLRRVAVQLHEQIKTVPDVSEVKIIGGQRRQVRVLLDPAAMASRGVAPAGLVGAIGQANRQLQAGSFASGNREFLVETGGFLRNADDVGSVVAGVSGGRPVYLRDVARIVDGPEEPSDYVLHADGPSSREKAKSAVPAVTLSVAKRKGTNAIAVADRVLAKVDGIRGALLPGDVRLTVTRNYGETAADKSNELLLHMLLAVISVSVLIWITLGFRESGIVATAIPVTLALTLAVFYLAGYTLNRVTLFALIFSIGILVDDAIVVVENVVRHIRLPENRGRPLSEIAIEAVDEVGNPTILATFTVIAAILPMAFVRGLMGPYMRPIPVGATAAMLFSLLVAFIITPWASVRLLKPDDGRGDHGVEGRATRLYREAMGRLLHRPAWRYGFLLLVVFLLLGSASLVALKWVKVKMLPFDNKSEFQVVIDMPEGTTLEETASVTREIGGILSTVPEVANYQMYVGASSPYNFNGLVRHYFLRRGANVADIQVNLAPKGERKAQSHDIATRVRPKIQEAAARHGARVKVAEVPPGPPVLQTLVAEVYGPDYRGQIEAARRVKDILEKSEGVVDVDWYVEDDQPRFRFEVDQAKAAQNGVSTGQAAETLRLAVDGTAAGLLHQPSEKEDVPIVLRLPRAERSKIESLKAVRVAGRQGNLVPLGEIVRVREEIAEKSIHHKNLMPVVYVTADVAGKVESPVYAILGINRELDKLVLPEGYGMERYVASLPETDRKIAMKWDGEWHITYEVFRDLGLAFAAVMVLIYILVVGWFQSFRTPFTIMAAIPFSLVGILPGHGFMGAFFTATSMIGFIAGAGIVVRNSIILVDFVELRLSQGMPLDKAVIDAGAVRFRPMLLTAAAVIVGASVILFDPIFQGLAISLMAGEVASLLISRMTVPILFFLSERRKHATT, via the coding sequence GTGACGGACCGGCAAAAGAACGCGCGGCGCGGGATCGCGGGCCGGATCGCCGCGGCCTTCATCGATTCCCGCCTGACGCCGCTCATCGTCCTTGCATCCATCCTGCTCGGCGTGGGGGCCGTGCTGCTTCTCCCCCGCGAGGAAGAGCCGCAGATCGTCGTTCCGATGATCGATGTCTTCGTTCAGATGCCGGGGGCGTCCGCGAAGGAGGTCGAGGACCGGGTCACAAGGCCGATGGAGAAACTCCTCTGGGAGATACCGGGTGTCGAATACATCTACTCCACGTCGTCGCCGGGGCAATCCATGGCGGTCGTACGGTTCAAGGTCGGCGAGGACGAGGAGAAGAGCATCGTCCGCCTGAACCAGAAGATGTTCGCCAACTTCGACCTGATCCCGCCGGGCGCAACGCCTCCGCTGGTCAAGCCGCGATCCATAGACGACGTGCCCATACTGGCTCTCACCCTTTCGGGCGAACGGTACGACCCCTTCACGCTGCGCCGTGTCGCCGTGCAGCTTCACGAGCAGATAAAAACGGTCCCGGACGTGTCGGAGGTGAAGATCATCGGCGGGCAGCGGCGCCAGGTGCGCGTGCTCCTCGACCCCGCGGCTATGGCGTCGCGCGGGGTTGCGCCCGCCGGGCTCGTCGGCGCCATCGGGCAGGCCAACCGGCAGCTCCAGGCCGGAAGCTTCGCCTCCGGGAACCGCGAGTTCCTGGTGGAGACCGGCGGTTTCCTGCGAAACGCCGACGACGTGGGGAGCGTGGTTGCGGGAGTCTCCGGCGGCCGGCCGGTGTACCTGCGCGATGTCGCGCGTATCGTGGACGGGCCCGAGGAGCCGTCAGACTACGTGCTCCACGCGGACGGCCCTTCGTCCCGCGAGAAAGCGAAATCCGCGGTACCCGCCGTCACGCTGTCGGTAGCGAAACGTAAAGGTACCAACGCCATCGCGGTGGCGGATAGGGTCCTTGCGAAGGTGGATGGGATCAGGGGAGCCCTCCTGCCCGGCGACGTGCGCCTCACCGTGACGCGGAATTACGGCGAGACGGCGGCGGACAAGTCGAACGAGCTGCTCCTGCACATGCTGCTCGCCGTGATCTCGGTGTCGGTACTCATCTGGATCACGCTGGGGTTCCGTGAGTCGGGAATCGTGGCCACGGCCATTCCCGTAACGCTTGCGCTTACGCTCGCCGTCTTCTACCTCGCCGGTTACACACTGAACCGGGTGACGCTTTTCGCGCTCATCTTCTCCATCGGCATCCTGGTGGACGACGCAATTGTCGTCGTCGAGAACGTCGTCCGGCACATCCGTCTCCCGGAAAACCGCGGCCGGCCCTTGTCTGAGATCGCCATAGAGGCTGTGGACGAGGTGGGGAACCCCACCATCCTCGCCACTTTCACCGTGATCGCCGCGATACTCCCCATGGCCTTCGTGCGGGGGCTCATGGGCCCGTACATGCGTCCCATCCCGGTAGGAGCGACTGCCGCGATGCTTTTCTCCCTGCTGGTGGCGTTCATCATCACTCCATGGGCGAGCGTGCGCCTGCTGAAGCCGGATGATGGACGCGGGGATCACGGCGTCGAGGGGAGAGCCACACGGCTGTACCGGGAGGCGATGGGCCGCCTGCTCCACCGGCCCGCATGGCGGTACGGATTTCTCCTCCTCGTCGTTTTTCTCCTTCTGGGCTCGGCTTCTCTCGTCGCGCTTAAGTGGGTGAAGGTGAAGATGCTCCCCTTCGACAACAAAAGCGAGTTCCAGGTGGTGATCGACATGCCGGAAGGGACCACGCTGGAAGAAACCGCATCCGTCACCAGGGAGATCGGGGGAATCCTCTCCACCGTCCCGGAGGTGGCGAATTACCAGATGTACGTAGGCGCTTCTTCTCCTTACAACTTCAACGGGCTCGTGCGGCACTATTTCCTGCGCCGGGGGGCGAACGTCGCGGACATCCAGGTGAACCTGGCTCCCAAGGGGGAGCGCAAGGCGCAGAGCCACGATATCGCCACCCGTGTCAGGCCGAAGATCCAGGAAGCTGCGGCCCGCCACGGCGCCAGGGTCAAGGTCGCCGAGGTCCCCCCGGGGCCTCCTGTCCTCCAGACGCTTGTCGCGGAGGTGTACGGTCCCGATTACCGGGGGCAGATCGAGGCCGCGAGGCGGGTAAAGGATATCCTGGAAAAATCCGAGGGTGTCGTGGATGTGGACTGGTACGTGGAAGACGACCAGCCGCGGTTCCGGTTCGAGGTGGACCAGGCCAAGGCGGCACAGAACGGGGTGTCGACCGGGCAGGCGGCCGAGACATTGCGCCTTGCCGTGGATGGGACGGCGGCGGGGCTGCTTCACCAGCCCTCGGAAAAGGAGGACGTTCCGATCGTCCTGCGCCTCCCGCGGGCAGAACGTTCGAAGATCGAGAGCCTTAAAGCGGTCCGGGTAGCGGGGAGGCAGGGGAACCTGGTCCCCCTCGGAGAAATCGTTCGGGTGCGCGAGGAGATTGCGGAGAAAAGCATCCACCACAAGAATCTTATGCCGGTGGTGTACGTGACCGCCGACGTAGCGGGGAAAGTGGAAAGCCCGGTCTACGCAATCCTGGGGATCAACCGGGAACTCGACAAGCTGGTCCTGCCCGAAGGGTACGGGATGGAGCGGTACGTGGCCTCCCTGCCGGAGACGGATCGCAAGATCGCCATGAAGTGGGACGGGGAGTGGCACATCACGTACGAAGTGTTCCGCGACCTTGGGCTGGCCTTCGCCGCGGTGATGGTGCTGATCTACATCCTCGTGGTGGGGTGGTTCCAGTCCTTCCGCACGCCCTTCACGATCATGGCCGCCATTCCGTTCTCACTGGTGGGGATCCTCCCGGGCCACGGCTTCATGGGGGCCTTCTTCACCGCCACCTCCATGATCGGATTCATCGCCGGAGCCGGGATCGTCGTCCGCAATTCCATCATCCTTGTGGACTTCGTGGAACTGCGGCTTTCCCAGGGGATGCCGCTGGACAAGGCGGTGATCGATGCCGGTGCGGTCCGGTTCCGCCCGATGCTGCTGACCGCCGCGGCCGTCATCGTCGGCGCTTCCGTCATTCTGTTCGACCCTATCTTCCAGGGGCTGGCTATATCCCTGATGGCGGGCGAAGTCGCCTCCCTGCTGATTTCGCGCATGACGGTCCCGATCCTCTTCTTCCTCTCCGAACGAAGGAAGCACGCAACAACTTAA
- a CDS encoding ABC transporter ATP-binding protein, translated as MSNGHELFFLEDRADAQALDIRLLRRLLSYLRPHKALVALALLGLALGTVCQLAGPYLIKIIIDRHITAGRFEGMIGWIALYLASLGGAMGFLYLEMLSVSILGQRVILSIRKEMFSRLERLPVSFFDRTPTGRLMTRLTSDVEALQELISSGLVSTVGDVTVLLGIAVILLFMNPALALVTFIVLPALVLFVEVLKKFIREGNREMRKRLARLNAFLQEHISGVAVVKAFVQEKKSDRQFDALNEDYASVSVRLTNYYSFYFPGVELFSSIAVALLLWRGGGQVISGAITFGTLVAFLEYAQKFFNPIKDMSDKYNILQSALASCERIFHILDAEPSPEYVRAPARAAAPAATPDPGSDKDPGHEAARHEPDVGTPGHVSAPAIEFRDVWFSYGDGGAGNTPDRGPVLRGVSFSIGEGEMGAIVGATGAGKTTILSLLCRLYEIERGRILLFGQDIREIPREELRGRISLVLQDPFLFSGTVLQNVEAGGSAVENAVAASGVADFAGRWEKGLETAVGERGGRLSVGQRQLVAFARALARSPDVLILDEATSSVDPVTESDIRKALANILAGRTSLVVAHRLSTILSADRIIVLHKGKVRETGTHRELMNAGGIYSRLYMLQYGGKAEDAPSISALHQP; from the coding sequence GTGAGCAACGGGCACGAGCTTTTCTTCCTCGAAGACCGGGCAGACGCGCAGGCGTTGGACATTCGGCTTCTGCGCCGTCTTCTCTCGTACCTCCGGCCTCACAAGGCGCTGGTCGCCCTGGCTCTCCTGGGGCTGGCGTTGGGCACCGTCTGCCAGCTCGCCGGCCCTTACCTTATCAAGATAATCATCGACCGGCACATAACCGCAGGCCGCTTCGAGGGGATGATCGGGTGGATCGCGCTCTATCTCGCTTCCCTCGGTGGGGCGATGGGATTCCTTTATCTCGAGATGCTTTCGGTTTCGATACTCGGCCAGCGGGTCATTCTTTCGATCCGGAAAGAGATGTTCTCCCGGCTGGAGCGCCTGCCCGTCTCCTTCTTCGATCGGACGCCGACCGGACGGCTGATGACGCGGCTCACTTCCGATGTGGAAGCGCTCCAGGAGCTCATATCATCGGGGCTGGTGTCGACCGTAGGCGACGTGACGGTCCTGCTGGGGATTGCGGTCATCCTTCTGTTCATGAACCCCGCCTTGGCGTTAGTCACGTTCATCGTACTTCCCGCCCTGGTTCTCTTCGTGGAAGTGCTCAAAAAATTCATACGCGAGGGAAACCGGGAGATGCGCAAGAGGCTTGCGCGGCTGAACGCATTCCTCCAGGAGCACATTTCCGGCGTCGCCGTGGTCAAGGCGTTCGTGCAGGAAAAGAAATCGGACCGGCAATTCGACGCGCTGAACGAAGATTACGCGTCCGTGAGCGTCCGCCTGACCAATTACTACTCGTTCTATTTCCCGGGTGTCGAGCTTTTCTCGTCGATCGCCGTGGCGCTGCTGCTATGGCGTGGCGGCGGGCAGGTGATTTCCGGCGCCATTACGTTCGGCACGCTGGTGGCCTTCCTCGAGTACGCGCAGAAGTTCTTCAACCCCATAAAGGACATGAGCGACAAGTACAACATACTCCAGTCGGCCCTGGCATCCTGCGAGCGGATCTTCCATATCCTGGATGCGGAACCTTCTCCCGAGTACGTTCGCGCACCCGCACGCGCCGCGGCGCCTGCGGCAACTCCGGACCCGGGCTCCGACAAGGACCCCGGACACGAGGCGGCGAGGCATGAGCCGGATGTGGGGACGCCCGGACACGTGAGTGCGCCCGCCATCGAGTTCCGCGATGTCTGGTTTTCCTACGGCGACGGCGGCGCGGGAAATACGCCGGACAGGGGACCTGTACTGCGGGGGGTATCCTTCTCCATCGGGGAAGGTGAGATGGGTGCGATCGTCGGCGCAACGGGTGCGGGGAAGACGACGATCCTTTCTCTTCTGTGCAGGCTTTACGAAATCGAGCGCGGCAGGATCCTTCTGTTCGGGCAGGACATCCGGGAAATCCCCCGGGAGGAACTGCGCGGAAGGATATCGCTTGTCCTGCAGGATCCGTTTCTTTTCTCGGGAACCGTCCTCCAGAACGTGGAGGCGGGGGGGAGTGCCGTGGAAAATGCGGTCGCCGCATCGGGTGTCGCCGATTTTGCGGGAAGATGGGAGAAGGGTCTCGAGACCGCCGTAGGAGAGCGAGGCGGAAGGTTGTCCGTCGGACAGCGCCAGCTTGTGGCGTTCGCGCGCGCGCTGGCCAGGAGCCCGGACGTTCTGATCCTGGACGAGGCAACCTCGAGCGTGGATCCCGTCACCGAGAGCGATATCCGGAAAGCGCTTGCGAACATCCTTGCGGGCCGCACTTCGCTTGTAGTCGCACACCGGCTCTCCACGATCCTGTCCGCGGACCGAATCATAGTGCTGCACAAGGGGAAGGTTCGCGAAACGGGCACGCATCGGGAACTGATGAATGCCGGCGGCATCTACAGCCGCCTCTACATGCTCCAATACGGCGGGAAAGCGGAAGACGCGCCGTCCATATCAGCCTTACACCAGCCATGA
- a CDS encoding zinc ribbon domain-containing protein, which translates to MPLYEYRCEKCGREFESFRKLSDTGKDETCPSCGGLAERVRISLFRMSGSGSSGGSSCGGGSRRSPFG; encoded by the coding sequence ATGCCGCTTTACGAGTACAGGTGCGAGAAATGCGGGCGGGAGTTCGAATCGTTCCGGAAATTGTCCGACACGGGGAAGGATGAAACGTGTCCCTCCTGCGGCGGCCTCGCCGAACGGGTGAGGATCTCGTTGTTCCGCATGAGCGGAAGCGGCTCTTCCGGCGGATCGTCCTGCGGAGGCGGCTCGCGCCGCTCGCCTTTCGGATGA
- a CDS encoding efflux RND transporter periplasmic adaptor subunit, with product MRFRAVTTGHFVTVAAFVSAAILLASCGDRAKHGKEVSPIHVVQGVEVFTVAPSSRESAGEAVGTVRAKTTAAVAPQAMGRLTAVFTEAGARVEAGGLLATIDDQAARAQLASADGALAEAEAAREEADRGVEQAEAGRSLAEKTYGRYRKLLEEKVITPQEFDEVEARRTVAAQERERALRRRAQLDGRIAQARGHVNSARTALAWTRVTAPFAGVIVEKRADAGSMATPGVPLFILEDPRRHRIEAAVSESHLPLLKAGSPVRVTLDADPEREIPAAVTEVVPAIDPATRTFLVKVDLPPGSVRSGQSGRVRYAAGKGSGIAVPKQAVVRSGGSDWVFVLSNDNVVRLSPVTLGAPEGDRVEVLSGLSAGARIAVSPVDRLADGVRAEVRK from the coding sequence GTGAGGTTTCGCGCCGTAACAACCGGACACTTCGTGACCGTGGCGGCTTTTGTTTCGGCCGCGATCCTTCTCGCTTCCTGCGGGGATAGGGCGAAACATGGGAAAGAGGTCTCTCCGATTCACGTGGTGCAGGGCGTTGAGGTGTTCACGGTTGCGCCGTCCTCCCGGGAATCGGCGGGAGAGGCGGTGGGCACGGTGCGGGCGAAGACGACCGCCGCGGTGGCTCCGCAGGCGATGGGGCGCCTGACCGCGGTTTTCACGGAGGCCGGTGCGCGTGTCGAAGCGGGCGGATTGCTGGCGACCATCGATGACCAGGCGGCCCGGGCGCAGCTTGCCTCGGCCGATGGAGCGCTTGCCGAGGCGGAAGCGGCGCGCGAAGAGGCGGACCGCGGCGTCGAGCAGGCCGAGGCCGGCAGGTCGCTTGCCGAAAAAACGTACGGGCGCTACCGGAAACTCCTGGAGGAGAAGGTGATCACACCCCAGGAGTTCGACGAGGTCGAGGCGCGACGGACTGTAGCGGCGCAGGAGCGAGAGCGTGCGTTGAGGCGGCGTGCACAGCTGGACGGCAGGATCGCGCAGGCCAGGGGCCATGTAAATTCCGCGCGTACGGCGCTGGCTTGGACGCGGGTAACCGCGCCGTTCGCCGGGGTGATCGTGGAGAAGAGAGCGGACGCCGGATCCATGGCGACGCCGGGCGTGCCCCTGTTCATCCTCGAGGACCCGAGGCGGCATCGCATCGAAGCGGCCGTCTCCGAGTCTCACCTCCCGCTGCTCAAGGCGGGCTCCCCGGTCCGAGTGACGCTCGACGCCGACCCTGAGCGGGAAATACCCGCGGCGGTCACGGAGGTCGTCCCCGCGATCGACCCAGCCACGCGAACCTTCCTCGTGAAAGTCGATCTCCCGCCCGGATCGGTCCGATCCGGCCAATCCGGCCGGGTGCGGTACGCCGCCGGGAAGGGCTCCGGGATTGCCGTCCCGAAACAGGCGGTCGTCCGATCCGGCGGGAGCGATTGGGTCTTCGTCCTCTCGAACGATAACGTGGTCCGGCTTTCCCCCGTCACCCTCGGCGCTCCCGAAGGCGACCGGGTGGAGGTTCTTTCCGGGCTTTCGGCCGGGGCTCGCATAGCCGTGTCGCCCGTAGACCGGCTTGCCGACGGCGTCCGGGCGGAGGTCCGCAAGTGA
- a CDS encoding sigma 54-interacting transcriptional regulator, giving the protein MNRNDILQIEGGAALTGEKKLTAILNSVWEAVITVDRDHRIASFNRAAERLVGIPENEAIGKDCRDILRANFGPAQSQCPMGDISAAGKPQTEVTGTLVRADGGIVPVSASWSFLEEPPGNILGFVISFRSFEEIERLADERRSRFPFRDIVGKTARLQKIFDLVEAVRDTDSTVLIEGESGTGKGLFARAIHDLSPRRDGPFVKVNCAALTETLLESELFGHVKGAFTGAISDKTGRFEAASGGTIFLDEIGEISPFLQAKLLHVVQDREFQRVGSSRTLHADFRIIAATNRNVREAVKEGLFREDLYYRLNVIPLRVPPLRERTEDIPMLVEHILEGLRRRGLDRVRGVSPEAMRRLMAYRWPGNVRELENVLERGVVVARGPVMSVADLAEEVADAGHREPAADSAATETSRDDERGRISHALEANRWNRIAAAAALGMDRTTLWRKMKRLGLA; this is encoded by the coding sequence ATGAACCGCAACGATATATTGCAAATAGAGGGCGGGGCTGCGCTTACCGGCGAAAAGAAGCTGACCGCGATTTTGAACAGCGTGTGGGAAGCCGTGATCACAGTCGATCGCGATCACCGGATCGCCTCCTTCAACCGGGCCGCCGAACGTCTGGTCGGCATCCCTGAGAATGAGGCTATCGGCAAGGATTGCCGGGATATCCTTCGAGCCAATTTCGGACCGGCGCAATCCCAATGCCCGATGGGAGACATCTCCGCCGCGGGTAAACCGCAAACCGAAGTCACCGGAACCCTGGTGCGCGCCGACGGAGGTATCGTTCCCGTCAGCGCAAGCTGGTCGTTCCTGGAGGAACCGCCGGGCAACATCCTCGGGTTCGTCATCTCCTTTCGCAGTTTCGAGGAAATCGAACGGCTTGCCGACGAACGCCGGTCCCGGTTTCCTTTTCGGGACATCGTCGGGAAAACGGCCCGCCTCCAGAAGATCTTCGACCTGGTAGAGGCGGTAAGGGACACCGATTCCACCGTCCTGATCGAGGGGGAGAGCGGCACGGGAAAAGGGCTTTTCGCCCGGGCGATACACGACCTCTCGCCGCGGCGCGACGGACCGTTCGTCAAGGTCAACTGCGCAGCGCTCACTGAAACACTGCTTGAATCCGAACTGTTCGGTCACGTAAAAGGCGCCTTCACCGGAGCCATATCCGACAAGACGGGCCGCTTCGAAGCGGCTTCCGGCGGAACGATCTTCCTCGACGAGATCGGCGAGATATCCCCTTTCCTGCAGGCCAAGCTGCTCCACGTCGTGCAGGACCGGGAATTCCAGCGGGTGGGCAGCAGCAGGACGCTCCACGCCGATTTCCGGATCATCGCCGCGACCAACCGCAACGTCCGCGAGGCGGTGAAAGAAGGCCTTTTCCGGGAAGACCTTTATTACAGGCTGAACGTCATACCCTTGCGGGTTCCGCCGTTGCGGGAGAGGACGGAGGATATACCCATGCTCGTGGAACATATCCTGGAAGGGCTTCGCAGGCGCGGTCTGGACCGGGTGCGCGGAGTGTCGCCCGAGGCGATGCGGCGCCTTATGGCCTACAGGTGGCCGGGCAATGTGCGCGAACTGGAAAACGTGCTCGAACGGGGCGTTGTCGTGGCCCGGGGGCCCGTGATGTCCGTCGCCGACCTTGCGGAGGAAGTGGCCGACGCCGGGCATCGCGAACCCGCCGCGGATTCTGCCGCAACGGAAACCAGCCGGGACGATGAACGGGGGCGCATCTCTCATGCCCTCGAAGCAAACCGTTGGAACCGCATCGCCGCAGCGGCAGCGCTGGGAATGGATCGCACCACCCTTTGGAGGAAGATGAAGCGTCTTGGCCTCGCCTGA